Genomic window (Chryseobacterium sp. H1D6B):
GTCCAGAGCGGTCTGTTCAACGGTCTGATTAAGATCTCCCGCAGCTTTCACAATAATATTCTGCAGTCTTGAGGGCTCTCCTAATATTCCGTCCTGACAGAGAGCAGCAAGCAGTGTAATATTTTTATTTTTATTCTCTCCTTTGAAAGGGTTTCTTCTGATGCTGATGTTAAACCCGTTGATCACTTTCCCATTAAAAGTAACGGCAATAAATGCCGGATCTACCATGAAGTCTATTTCAGGGAAATCTTTCTGCAGATTTTTTCCCCAGTCGGTTTTTAACAGACGGCTGATATCATGGCCACGGTGGAGTTCCGGGTACAGATTGATTCTTTCAGAATTGGTGATCTTTACATGCAGGGAAAATTTATACATCCATCTGCTGTCTTCGCTGTATACCGTTCTTACCGATGAAGTAGGAGTGAAGTATTCTCCGTAATGTCCCAGCGCAAAAAGAATTCCCTGTTCCTGCATAATCTGTACATTTTCCTGAGTCAGCAGGTATTCAGCTTCCCAAGGATGCATCGGAACAATTTGATAGTCTGAAAACTTATCCCATAATGTTTTATGTTCCGGGTCAAGAAGCGGATATATTTTTTGGCTTAATTCTTTCGTTACAAGTTCACCATCTGCATTTTTTTCAATGATATTTTCTGGATTGATCAAAAAATAAAATAACTGGAACTGTCCTGAAGTTTCCGGAGAATATTTCAGCAGATCTTCATTATTAAATCCCTGCTTCGATTTAGGAACAGGGTGGAAGATATGTCCTAAAATAAGCGACTGCTCTGCCTCAATGAAAGACATTTCCAGTTCGTTCACCTGTTTTTTGTTCTCAACAAGATAGTTTAAATAAATGGTGAGATTTTCAATACTGTTATTCAGTCTCTTTAAAACTGTAGAAGCATCAATATTAGGATATATTCCTTTTGCATGTTCCGCAGTAAGAGTCATAAAACCATAAATATCCACTTCTTCTACCTCCTCAGTATCCAGAATTCTTCTGATCACCGGGAAATCAAAAAGATGTCTTCCGCTTTCTGAAAAATAACGTACAGGAACATACACATCGCATCCTATGGAAGAAAAATCGATTCTGATATGCAGATCTGTTGGGGTCTCCTGAAGATGTTCCGCAAGGGTTTCATCATATTTTGGAATTCCTAAATAACTGCTCCAATTAGTAAACTCCCTCATATAGCAGTTGATCAGTGCCGTGTAATTAATTATTTCAGACTGTTCTGGTATATTAATTGACTTCAATGTATTCATTTCCGTATTGTTTTATTGTGTTAAGTATAGATTTAATGTCTTCAATTGTTGTTAAAGGGTTCAGGATCGTAAACTTCAGATAGAACTGTCCGTTTACTTTAGTTCCTGCTACCAGGCCGTTTCCGCTTTTATAAAGCTGGGATTTGATGTAAGTATTAATTCTGCTGAGATCAAATGTTTTAAAAGGATCGGCAGAATATCTGAATACCAGAGCTGAAAGATCAGAACGGTTCAGCAGTTCAAAATTCGGATCATTTTCTAGTAGAGTAGCCGCCTCATCAGCAGTATGAATAATTCTGTCAATGTAAGTTCCAAGCCCTTTTTTTCCAATAATTCTGAGGGTAAACCATAATTTTAAAGCATCAAACCTTCTGGTAGTCTGTATCGATTTATTCACCTGATTCGGGATTTCGTTCTCATCATGGTCTTTAGGGTTCAGATAATCGGCATAATGGGTGATCAGTCCGAAATATTTTCTGTCATTCAAAATAAACCCGCTGCTGCTCACCGGCTGGAAGAAAGATTTGTGATAATCTACTGTCACAGAATGTGCCTGCTCAATTCCTTGAATTAAATGACGGTACTTTTCCGTTAACAGCAGGGCGCATCCATAAGCCGCATCCACATGGAACCAGAGCTTATACTGTTTTGCAATTCCAGCTATGTTAGTAAGCGGATCAACGTTTCCAAAATCTGTAGT
Coding sequences:
- a CDS encoding GNAT family N-acetyltransferase, whose product is MNTLKSINIPEQSEIINYTALINCYMREFTNWSSYLGIPKYDETLAEHLQETPTDLHIRIDFSSIGCDVYVPVRYFSESGRHLFDFPVIRRILDTEEVEEVDIYGFMTLTAEHAKGIYPNIDASTVLKRLNNSIENLTIYLNYLVENKKQVNELEMSFIEAEQSLILGHIFHPVPKSKQGFNNEDLLKYSPETSGQFQLFYFLINPENIIEKNADGELVTKELSQKIYPLLDPEHKTLWDKFSDYQIVPMHPWEAEYLLTQENVQIMQEQGILFALGHYGEYFTPTSSVRTVYSEDSRWMYKFSLHVKITNSERINLYPELHRGHDISRLLKTDWGKNLQKDFPEIDFMVDPAFIAVTFNGKVINGFNISIRRNPFKGENKNKNITLLAALCQDGILGEPSRLQNIIVKAAGDLNQTVEQTALDWFKQYLHICVRPIVGILNTYGLACEFHQQNVMIELDKKGFPAKIYFRDNQGFFFREGRKEMVSAALPGIADESHSIIDEESLAPKYNYYLVTNNILGVVNALGCNQLADERKLINLVYKAFKSVENEDETGLVDYIINKRDWYTKGNLITSLQNINEADESLEYPAVFLNTPNPLNKYFFTKKLIKPETKETVYSRDFEDENITISIRPFDIDRDFEMVHEWFNREHAKPYWKMDGPKRDLELWFRTILPSDEQHSFIGEVNGIPQFSFEPYWPMRDVVGAHYDSLPSDYGTHFFVAETQKDKKFSFQSFQVALDYIFMLPEVGKCIGEASVEAVPTDRLITKLGYTREGIIKMPHKTAYLTFCTRENYWEKCPESRLETKNV